TGGTCTCCAACAGAGCACGTGGACTGACAAAGTTGATCCTAACTGAACAAAGGGCATATAGAATCTATTTTAAATTATCTCTAGGTCTACTCTTTCCATTGACTTGTCAGTGGAATTTACAATAGTACATGCAGCTATATGAACAAAATCCAGGTTCAGATCTCAAGAGATAACATTAGGAATTTGGAAATAGACAAACTTAACTTAATTTCTGGTTCATAAATCAACACACGAATTCGAAGAGGAACAGGGAGATGGTGAAGCCGGCGTACGTCAGAGGAGACGACATGGACCTTGACGATGAATCTCGTGACGGCGACGGCCATGGGAAGCCGAAGGAAGGTCATGTTGATCTTCCAGATGGGCACCCATCGCAGGGTCCTGTACTCCACCATCTGCGGTTGTCGCAAGAACTGGCAGCGCGCCCCGCCGCGAGCGATCGTGCGCCCACACCAGCTAGCCCCGCAACATGCCGACCACCTTCACCGTCCCTACGACTCGTCCCACGATGATGCGTCAGATCAGAGGAGGCCGCCGGCGAGggacgggacggcggcggcggcggcggcggctgcatgtgtgcgtgtgttttTTGCCCTAGCAACCGATCCCCCCTTCCGATTTTTCTGCCCCAACCAGCCTACTGGAGCACATGAACCGGAAAAGCCAGTCCACCCTCCCGTTCCTCTTCCCCTCTCCTACGCCCCCTGCACACGCACAACCTGCTAGGGCAAaaaacacacgcacacatgcagccACAGACGCTGTTCTACCGGTGGCTAGAGCTTGGAACTGAATCTACAGGCATATGCACCGGCCAGCAGAGAGAAGACATGTACTGCATGAAAACATGGACAAAGATTCACACAAATGGAGATGCCATATCGACACCATCGATCGACGTACAAAACCATCACCGCAACTAGCAGTCACAACCCCCACTCATGGCACATAGTACAAATCAGGTCCCAATTATTTCGCCACCAGCAGTACGAACTCATCTAATAGTACATCTCCGTGCCGCGGCGCGGCGCACGCTGGTCACGGGGCTTAACGAACCATAACACACGAAGGAAGATCGTTTTGATGAAAAACAATAAGACACGTATCAAGACGCCGGCGTACTCGGTCATACACCGACGCGGCGTCATCGGCGGGGCAGCGGTCGACGACGGCCTCGAGCTTGTAGGGCGCGGCGTCGGTGGCGAGCCACTGCTCGACGGTGAAGAGCTGCTGGGCGCGGCCGCGGTGCGGGCCGGTGACGGTGACGGTGACCTCGACGTAGTTGCAGTACCAGCCGTGGTGCGGGCCGGTGCCGTCGGAGGACACCCTCATGCGGCAGGGCGCGCTGGCCATGCACGGCCCGCGCCCGCTGAAAATGTCGAGGTTGCCGCGCTCGAAGTAGGAGTGGCCCTGCCACATGAGCCCGCCCCACGACGGCAGGTCCGAGATGGCCACGCCGTCGGCGTTGCCTGCGGTGTAGAGCTCCAGGGTGATGTTGGCGTCCGTCCCGGCCTTCCAGATCGACCCCGTCCGCACGTACACCGTGTACACGCACTCCTGCCTGTCGCCGCCAACCACGCCGCCGCCATTTGTCAGCTGCGGATCGGTCGAAGCCGGCAAGGTAAACGCGATGAGTACACGAGAAGAGCAATAATCATGTCATgtggagaggagagggagggtGGTCAGTCACCTTGATCTGGGTCGGGAGGTCGCGGCCATGCGCCAGCGCGGTGGtggagacggcgacggcgaaggcgaggaggagggcgGCCAGCCGAGCGATGGTTGACGGGCGGATCGGAGTTTGATCGTTCGTGTGGGGATGTGTGAGATTGCTGGGGATGTGTGGGAATTTGAAAAATGTATGCTAATTTGAAAAAATGCTTATAATTTCTGAAGATTTTGTTTGAGATTCACGGAAAATGTTTGAAAATTTAAAAAATGGtcccattttcaaattttgttcataaatttaaaaaattctttttttaaaaataatttaaaCAATGTTCGCATTTAGAGTATTTGTTCCCTTTCTCACAAATTGTTCATAGATCTAAAAAAATTATCACGTTTTCCCTTTCTCAAAAATTGTTTGCCTCTTACAAATTTTGTTCATTTTTAcaatttttttccctttttcaaCATTTTTTTTATAAATTGTTATAAAGTAATTTTAAAATTTGTTCGCTTTGTTTTAGAAAATGTTTGGTAAATCAAAAAAATGTTCGCGTCGTTTCAGAAAATGCCTGATAAATCAAGAAATGTTCTCCTTTCTAAATTTTGTTACAAACTAAAAATATTTGTTTTcaaaagagttcccattttcaaacatttgttcacaaattccaaaaaaatgtttacatatttaattttttttcacaaataaaaaatgtttgggaatttcataaaaaaatgttcctgtttccaaattttgttcacaaattcaaaaatgttctggaatttcaaaaataattcccattttgaaaatttgttcgcaaattcaaaaacatattttcgttttcaaaatttgttcacatgttacaaaaatgttcatttttcaaaatttgttgaTAAATTCAAATGTGTTCGCACATTTAATTTTTATTCGCAAATTTTAAATATTtggaatttaaaaaaatgttcttgttttccaaatttgttcacatatACTAAAAGAGCTACAGTTTTAAATATTTagtcacaaatttaaaaaatgtttatgttttAGAAATTAGTTCACAAATTCAAATTATGCTCGAGTTTTTTGAAAATAGTTTAGTTTTGAAAAAATGTATCACCTTTTTGAAAATATGCTCATGTTTTGGAAAAGATGTTTTGCGTTTACGAAAAGTACTTCATAATTTAGAAAATATTCTCGTATTCAATTTTTTGTTCCTACTTGGTTTTAGTTTCTATTCAGTTCCGAAATAATGTTTTCTTTTCAAAAAGTTTTTCCTTTTTACTTTTGAAATTTTAATAGAAGTTTTAATATGTAATTGTATGCAATAAACTTCAGTTACTACAGTGGCTATGGACTCGTACAGGTTCTTCAATGCTGGCGCTGCGGATTTGTTAGAGTAGTTCGCGTGTCGCTATGGCGAGCGTGCGGAGCGCATCTGGAGCAGTTTGCGTGTTCGATTCCTGGTTAGTGCTCTTTTTATTTTTGCAATTTTTCATTCTCCGGAGGAgagctagtgggccggcccaggtgagtcGTCTCCCATGTGGAACTCCGACTCCTTGCCGCAATAAGCGCTGCATAGGAGGTTCctctcaaacccgcctcatacgtCAAGGTGGACTGCCTGGTCACGTTTTTTTAACCCAGACAAATGCTTCAAACGGGCCTCAaattattggggaacgtagtaatttcaaaaaaaattctacgcacacgcaagatcatggtgatgcatagcaacgagaggggagagtgttgtctacg
The sequence above is a segment of the Triticum dicoccoides isolate Atlit2015 ecotype Zavitan chromosome 1A, WEW_v2.0, whole genome shotgun sequence genome. Coding sequences within it:
- the LOC119356100 gene encoding PLAT domain-containing protein 1-like; the protein is MARAEPGECNLTHPHTNDQTPIRPSTIARLAALLLAFAVAVSTTALAHGRDLPTQIKLTNGGGVVGGDRQECVYTVYVRTGSIWKAGTDANITLELYTAGNADGVAISDLPSWGGLMWQGHSYFERGNLDIFSGRGPCMASAPCRMRVSSDGTGPHHGWYCNYVEVTVTVTGPHRGRAQQLFTVEQWLATDAAPYKLEAVVDRCPADDAASVYDRVRRRLDTCLIVFHQNDLPSCVMVR